The Zobellia alginiliquefaciens genome contains a region encoding:
- a CDS encoding ABC transporter permease yields the protein MLKNYFKIAWRNLLKNKGYSAINIGGLALGMAVTLIIGLWVNDELSYNDYFKKNERIAQVVQSQTFNGETGTNNAVPRPLEMAFRDKHNDKFKHIVMSSWNNSVYLNYGEKSLSKDGNFMQAEAPELLDLNILKGEKDGLRKINSIMLSESVANALFGNEDPIGKVVKGNSQYDMEVTAVFEDIPKNNSFSDLEYIMPWEKYLSLFEWIKNAEDQWGNNSFQMFVQIADNTDMTDISTSIKDVKKNLNEEAAEFNPQLFLLPMKDWYLRSNFENGKQDGGRIKYVWLFSIIGAFVLLLACINFMNLSTARSEKRAKEVGIRKSIGSQRNQLIYQFLSESFLVVLFAFGIAVLIVLLSLDGFNNLAKKEMVFPWGNGMFWITSFIFVLLTSLLAGSYPALYLSSFKPVDVLKGTMTTGKHAGLPRKILVVLQFTVSVAFIIGTVIVMQQINFAKNRPIGYEKEGLVQIPTMSQDFSGKYDLMRSEFTASGAVLEMSASSAPTTQIWSNRSGFSWEGKPEGFQEDLAWTDVTPEYAKSLNLKILEGRDFSREFATDSNAVLINETAVKYMGLTDPIGKYIKDDDIEDPFPPLKIIGVVQDMITQSPYEPVKQGIYAYDKHENASFYNLRLNPEKSASENISTIESVFKSHFPDIPFQYDFVDSEYGEKFSAEERIGSLSSIFTALAILISCLGLFGLTSFVAEQRQKEIGVRKVLGASVFNVWNMLSRDFLKLVIISCFIAIPISYFVMNGWLQDYPYHVILEWWIFLLAVVGALAITILTVSFQAIKAANRNPIKSLRME from the coding sequence ATGCTTAAAAACTATTTTAAAATCGCTTGGCGAAACCTCTTGAAAAACAAGGGTTATTCCGCTATTAATATTGGTGGTCTGGCCCTAGGTATGGCGGTAACGTTAATTATTGGTCTTTGGGTAAACGACGAACTCTCGTACAACGATTATTTCAAGAAAAACGAGCGTATTGCACAAGTAGTTCAATCACAAACATTCAATGGCGAAACTGGCACCAATAATGCCGTTCCAAGACCCTTGGAAATGGCCTTTCGAGATAAGCATAATGATAAATTCAAACATATTGTCATGTCTTCTTGGAACAATTCTGTCTATTTGAATTATGGCGAAAAAAGTCTTTCGAAAGATGGAAACTTCATGCAAGCCGAAGCCCCAGAGCTGCTAGATCTAAATATTTTAAAAGGTGAAAAAGATGGTCTACGAAAGATTAATTCCATCATGCTTTCGGAGTCCGTAGCAAATGCCCTCTTCGGAAATGAAGACCCCATAGGAAAAGTAGTAAAAGGCAATAGCCAATATGATATGGAAGTAACGGCCGTGTTTGAAGATATACCCAAGAACAATTCATTCAGTGATTTGGAATACATCATGCCATGGGAGAAATATCTATCTCTTTTCGAGTGGATAAAAAATGCTGAAGACCAATGGGGCAACAACTCATTTCAAATGTTCGTTCAGATTGCCGATAATACAGATATGACCGATATTTCGACCTCCATTAAGGATGTCAAGAAAAACCTTAATGAGGAAGCGGCCGAATTTAACCCGCAGCTGTTCTTACTCCCAATGAAAGATTGGTACCTACGCAGTAATTTTGAAAACGGTAAGCAGGACGGTGGCCGCATCAAATATGTTTGGTTATTTAGTATAATAGGCGCTTTCGTATTGCTATTGGCCTGTATAAACTTTATGAATCTGAGCACGGCCAGATCAGAGAAACGTGCCAAAGAAGTAGGCATTAGAAAATCTATCGGGTCACAAAGAAATCAATTGATTTATCAATTTTTAAGCGAATCTTTTCTGGTAGTGCTGTTTGCTTTTGGCATTGCTGTTCTTATAGTTCTTTTATCCCTAGACGGATTCAACAATTTGGCTAAAAAGGAAATGGTTTTCCCGTGGGGCAATGGCATGTTTTGGATTACTTCATTCATATTTGTCCTGTTGACCTCCCTACTTGCTGGAAGCTACCCTGCCCTATATCTGTCTTCTTTTAAACCTGTAGACGTGCTGAAAGGCACGATGACTACCGGAAAACATGCAGGTTTACCTAGAAAAATATTGGTGGTGCTACAGTTTACGGTCTCCGTAGCATTTATCATTGGTACGGTAATCGTAATGCAACAAATAAACTTTGCCAAAAACCGTCCCATAGGCTATGAGAAAGAAGGTTTGGTTCAAATACCGACTATGAGTCAAGATTTTAGTGGTAAATACGATTTAATGCGGAGTGAGTTTACTGCATCCGGGGCGGTATTAGAAATGTCCGCTTCCAGTGCACCTACTACACAGATTTGGTCCAATAGAAGTGGTTTTAGTTGGGAAGGGAAACCGGAAGGCTTTCAAGAGGATCTTGCGTGGACCGATGTAACACCGGAATATGCAAAATCGTTAAACCTAAAGATATTAGAGGGAAGGGATTTCTCCAGAGAGTTCGCAACCGACTCAAATGCCGTACTCATTAATGAGACCGCAGTGAAATATATGGGACTTACAGACCCCATAGGAAAGTACATAAAAGATGATGATATTGAAGACCCGTTTCCTCCCTTAAAAATAATTGGCGTGGTACAAGATATGATTACGCAGTCGCCATACGAACCTGTAAAACAAGGTATCTATGCGTATGACAAGCATGAAAACGCCAGTTTTTACAACTTACGCCTAAACCCTGAAAAAAGTGCCAGTGAAAATATTTCTACTATTGAAAGTGTCTTTAAATCGCATTTTCCCGATATCCCTTTTCAATATGATTTTGTGGATTCTGAATATGGTGAAAAGTTTTCTGCGGAAGAACGCATTGGTTCTCTTTCATCTATTTTCACCGCACTTGCCATTTTAATCAGCTGTTTGGGACTATTTGGCCTTACCTCTTTCGTTGCCGAGCAACGCCAAAAAGAAATTGGAGTTCGAAAAGTATTGGGAGCCTCCGTTTTTAATGTTTGGAATATGCTCTCAAGAGACTTTTTGAAACTGGTCATCATTTCCTGTTTTATTGCCATCCCTATATCCTACTTTGTTATGAACGGTTGGTTGCAAGACTATCCGTATCACGTAATACTAGAATGGTGGATTTTCCTTTTAGCAGTAGTAGGCGCCCTAGCCATAACCATTCTCACAGTCAGTTTTCAGGCAATTAAAGCCGCAAACAGAAACCCTATAAAGAGTTTGAGAATGGAATAA
- a CDS encoding ABC transporter ATP-binding protein, whose protein sequence is MLLQLNNIFKWVQQGGQRVFLLKDINLQVEEGEFISIMGPSGSGKSTLLNVIGMLDDFDEGEYSFLDEPVHQLKEKHRANLYKQYIGFVFQAYHLIDELTVYENLEMPLLYKKHSGSERKAMVADMLDRFNIVGKKDLFPTQLSGGQQQLVGVARALISKPKLLLADEPTGNLNSTQGEEIMELFKQLNNEGVTIVQVTHSEKNAAYGKRVINLLDGRMV, encoded by the coding sequence ATGCTACTTCAACTAAACAATATTTTTAAGTGGGTTCAGCAGGGTGGCCAGCGCGTCTTTTTGCTGAAAGATATCAATCTTCAGGTAGAAGAAGGAGAATTCATCTCTATCATGGGGCCTTCCGGCTCAGGAAAATCTACGTTACTGAATGTCATTGGTATGTTAGATGATTTTGACGAAGGTGAATACAGTTTTCTTGATGAACCGGTTCATCAACTGAAAGAAAAACATAGAGCTAACCTATACAAACAGTACATTGGTTTTGTATTCCAAGCCTATCACCTTATAGATGAATTAACAGTCTATGAGAACCTAGAAATGCCCTTATTGTATAAAAAGCATTCGGGTTCAGAACGTAAAGCGATGGTGGCAGATATGTTAGACCGTTTTAATATTGTTGGCAAAAAAGACCTTTTTCCCACGCAATTAAGTGGTGGCCAACAACAATTGGTAGGGGTAGCCCGCGCCTTGATATCAAAACCAAAGCTCCTGCTAGCAGATGAACCTACTGGCAACTTAAACTCTACTCAAGGAGAGGAAATTATGGAGTTGTTCAAGCAATTGAATAATGAAGGCGTAACCATAGTTCAAGTTACCCATTCCGAAAAGAATGCTGCGTACGGTAAGCGTGTTATTAATTTGTTAGATGGAAGAATGGTGTGA